From Tachypleus tridentatus isolate NWPU-2018 chromosome 8, ASM421037v1, whole genome shotgun sequence, a single genomic window includes:
- the LOC143223806 gene encoding putative ATP-dependent RNA helicase DDX4 isoform X2 — MYSQRKSLWLTFVLVKQKSMEAVAFSQVRYLILEEADRMLDMGFVPAVIKMVDDPSMTVKSKHQTLMFSTTFPEEIQRLAAEFLKPDYLFLAVGVVGSANMDVKQNFYQVQQYEKRQKLIEILNNSAFSITIKTCLW; from the exons ATGTACAGTCAAAGGAAATCTTTGTGGCTAACGTTTGTACTTGTGAAACAGAAAAGCATGGAAGCT GTGGCTTTTTCTCAAGTCCGTTATCTGATTTTAGAGGAAGCTGACAGAATGTTAGACATGGGTTTTGTGCCTGCTGTGATAAAAATGGTGGACGATCCTTCCATGACAGTAAAATCGAAGCATCAGACTCTCATGTTTAGTACTACATTCCCTGAAGAAATACAGCGACTAGCAGCAGAGTTTCTTAAgccagattatttatttttagcagtTGGTGTTGTTGGCTCTGCTAATATGGATGTCAAACAGAATTTCTACCAAGTCCAGCAATATGAAAAGAGGCAGAAActcatagaaatattaaacaattcag cattttcaataacaataaaaacgtgtctcTGGTGA
- the LOC143223806 gene encoding putative ATP-dependent RNA helicase DDX4 isoform X1 — MYSQRKSLWLTFVLVKQKSMEAVAFSQVRYLILEEADRMLDMGFVPAVIKMVDDPSMTVKSKHQTLMFSTTFPEEIQRLAAEFLKPDYLFLAVGVVGSANMDVKQNFYQVQQYEKRQKLIEILNNSGVYWYAEKQNAQRDLFIQTNQNLDEVPT; from the exons ATGTACAGTCAAAGGAAATCTTTGTGGCTAACGTTTGTACTTGTGAAACAGAAAAGCATGGAAGCT GTGGCTTTTTCTCAAGTCCGTTATCTGATTTTAGAGGAAGCTGACAGAATGTTAGACATGGGTTTTGTGCCTGCTGTGATAAAAATGGTGGACGATCCTTCCATGACAGTAAAATCGAAGCATCAGACTCTCATGTTTAGTACTACATTCCCTGAAGAAATACAGCGACTAGCAGCAGAGTTTCTTAAgccagattatttatttttagcagtTGGTGTTGTTGGCTCTGCTAATATGGATGTCAAACAGAATTTCTACCAAGTCCAGCAATATGAAAAGAGGCAGAAActcatagaaatattaaacaattcag GTGTTTATTGGTATGCTGAAAAACAGAATGCTCAGAGAGACCTATTTATACAGACAAACCAAAATCTAGATGAAGTTCCAACATAA